In a single window of the Desulfovibrio aminophilus DSM 12254 genome:
- a CDS encoding methylated-DNA--[protein]-cysteine S-methyltransferase produces MPECVVAGPLALALEWEDGRVSEIGLRWSEGLTATPEPSEAARAVGRALELYVGGEVVRWPELPLALERVSRFTREALLTLAREAPQGMVVSYGELARLCGRPGAARAVGRAMAANRWPLILPCHRVLGARGALTGFSNPAGLAMKEFLLRLEGAL; encoded by the coding sequence ATGCCTGAGTGTGTCGTCGCCGGGCCGCTGGCCCTGGCGTTGGAGTGGGAGGACGGCCGGGTCTCGGAGATCGGCCTGCGCTGGTCCGAGGGGCTCACGGCCACGCCGGAGCCGTCGGAGGCCGCCCGGGCCGTGGGTCGGGCCTTGGAGCTCTATGTGGGCGGCGAGGTCGTGCGCTGGCCCGAGCTGCCTCTGGCCTTGGAGCGGGTGAGTCGGTTCACCCGCGAGGCGTTGCTGACCCTGGCCCGCGAGGCGCCCCAGGGCATGGTCGTGAGCTATGGGGAGCTGGCCCGGCTCTGCGGCAGACCCGGCGCGGCCCGAGCCGTGGGGCGGGCCATGGCCGCCAACCGTTGGCCCCTGATCCTGCCCTGTCACCGGGTGCTCGGCGCGCGCGGCGCCCTCACCGGGTTCAGCAATCCGGCCGGACTGGCCATGAAGGAATTCCTGCTGCGCCTGGAAGGGGCGCTCTGA